The proteins below are encoded in one region of Drosophila santomea strain STO CAGO 1482 chromosome 3R, Prin_Dsan_1.1, whole genome shotgun sequence:
- the LOC120453854 gene encoding cyclin-dependent kinase 20 isoform X2 — MEDYAPSRYKMLEKIGEGVHGCVFKAIDLQRNKEVAIKKVALKNKFGNIALNTLREIKTLQLCKSEYILDIIDIYPDLTGLSLVLEYQPDTLYNRLKSEVNPLSRQQVRKFAHQMFKGIAYLHEAGLMHRDIKPANLLISDADMLKIADFGLARLYFPEEEARLYSPQVSTRWYRAPEILFGSQKYGTGVDMWAAGCVVAEMLRGVPLFAGTTDIEQLAIIIRTLGSPRLNQWPELTSLPDYSKIRFPNSVGIHWDNLFPSCTHAVEINLVSNLVVYNPKNRLKASEAVEHDYFH, encoded by the exons ATGGAGGACTATGCGCCAAGCCGCTATAAAATGCTCGAGAAAATCGGCGAGGGCGTCCATGGCTGCGTGTTCAAGGCCATCGATCTGCAGCGCAACAAGGAGGTGGCCATCAAGAAGGTGGCTCTCAAGAACAAGTTCGGAAACATAGCCCTAAACACATTGAGGGAAATCAAGACCCTGCAGCTCTGCAAATCCGAATAT ATTCTGGATATTATCGACATATATCCCGATCTTACTGGTCTCTCCTTGGTGCTGGAATACCAGCCGGACACCCTGTACAATCGGCTCAAGAGCGAGGTGAACCCCCTGAGCCGCCAGCAGGTGCGCAAGTTTGCCCACCAAATGTTCAAGGGCATTGCCTATCTGCATGAAGCGGGCCTAATGCACCGGGACATTAAGCCCGCCAACCTGCTGATCAGCGATGCAGATATGCTCAAGATAGCCGACTTTGGACTGGCTCGCCTGTACTTCCCTGAAGAGGAGGCGCGCCTGTATTCGCCTCAGGTCTCAACCCGGTGGTATCGCGCTCCCGAGATTCTCTTTGGCAGCCAGAAGTATGGAACCGGCGTGGATATGTGGGCGGCAG GCTGTGTGGTGGCGGAAATGCTACGCGGAGTGCCTCTGTTTGCGGGAACCACCGACATCGAACAATTGGCCATCATCATTCGCACCCTGGGCAGTCCACGTCTGAATCAGTGGCCGGAGCTTACTTCCCTGCCCGATTACAGCAAGATAAG GTTTCCCAACTCCGTGGGCATTCACTGGGACAACTTGTTTCCCAGCTGCACGCATGCGGTGGAAATCAATCTGGTCTCGAACCTGGTGGTCTACAATCCCAAAAACCGACTCAAGGCCAGCGAG GCCGTCGAACATGACTATTTTCACTAA
- the LOC120453224 gene encoding torso-like protein: MRSWPGLFWLLTLALLADGGRRESQLRIGKAINIFLRYGYLGISMRVIPLNDNSEPDRWVFKEPTKNIYRNLSGLAESHEDTTPGIFHGDFHMEFCENRRQLFQAYFRDFSIEQMDKPWEAFTGGWFPDNAAKKLGINTSFIQGDYSYVLVRVVRFRETGRLNAEIPVHQPLEPDVRSRMDQLQIGNITSAVRFMEDVGTHYVNSYTTGNSLYQVFVYSRKNYSMIKERIKSKGLNGLSKLDLYNYFAPWFATHLGQIRSASANATVERWARRKLQYEYYVVKYVTLLKLHGNSTLLRSLDSLLGNDAILQLDLKSLKPIFREEPEKESWYHEVLDNNVKLWELNMPQNPPSR; encoded by the exons ATGAGGTCGTGGCCTGGCCTTTTCTGGCTGCTGACCCTGGCGCTCCTGGCGGATGGAGGTCGTCGCGAGTCCCAGCTACGGATCGGCAAGGCCATCAATATATTCCTGCGCTACGGCTACCTGGGCATCTCCATGCGGGTGATACCGCTCAATGACAACTCCGAGCCGGATCGCTGGGTGTTCAAGGAGCCCACCAAAAACATCTACAGG aacCTAAGTGGCCTGGCGGAGAGCCATGAAGACACCACACCCGGAATCTTCCATGGAGACTTTCACATGGAGTTCTGCGAGAACCGGAGGCAGCTGTTCCAGGCCTATTTCCGTGACTTTTCCATCGAGCAAATGGACAAGCCGTGGGAGGCATTCACGGGCGGATGGTTTCCGGACAATGCGGCCAAGAAGCTGGGCATCAATACGTCCTTCATCCAAGGCGATTACTCGTATGTTTTGGTGCGGGTTGTGCGCTTCAGGGAAACAGGTCGTCTCAATGCCGAGATTCCGGTACACCAGCCATTGGAGCCGGATGTGCGATCGAGAATGGATCAACTGCAAATCGGCAATATAACCTCTGCAGTGCGATTTATGGAGGACGTGGGCACCCACTACGTGAACTCATACACCACGGGGAATTCGCTGTACCAGGTGTTTGTGTACAGCAGGAAGAACTACAGCATGATCAAGGAGCGAATCAAGAGTAAAGGTCTGAACGGGCTCTCCAAGCTGGATCTGTACAACTACTTTGCGCCCTGGTTTGCCACGCATCTTGGCCAGATTCGATCGGCTAGCGCCAATGCCACGGTGGAGAGATGGGCGCGAAGGAAGCTGCAGTACGAGTACTATGTGGTCAAGTATGTGACACTGCTGAAGCTGCACGGTAATAGTACTCTGCTGCGATCCTTGGACTCACTGCTGGGCAACGATGCCATACTGCAGCTGGACCTCAAGTCGCTGAAGCCCATCTTCCGGGAGGAGCCGGAGAAGGAGAGCTGGTACCACGAGGTGCTCGACAACAATGTGAAGCTCTGGGAGCTCAACATGCCACAGAATCCGCCCAGCCGATAG
- the LOC120450767 gene encoding peripheral plasma membrane protein CASK isoform X10 yields the protein MCQRHALLHSHDVVARDVYGEEALRVTPPPMVPYLNGDELDNVEGGELQHVTRVRLVQFQKNTDEPMGITLKMTEDGRCIVARIMHGGMIHRQATLHVGDEIREINGQPVQHQSVGQLQRMLREARGSVTFKIVPSYRSAPPPCELFRIRPAPVLIFVRAQFDYNPLDDELIPCAQAGISFQVGDILQIISKDDHHWWQARLDTVGGSAGLIPSPELQEWRIACQTVDKTKQEQGEPGAGCSAHADGCDGSAVNCSIFGRKKKQCRDKYLAKHNAIFDTLDVVTYEEVVKVPVGDPNFQRKTLVLLGAHGVGRRHIKNTLISKYPDKYAYPIPHTTRPAKPEEENGRSYYFVSHDEMMADIGANEYLEYGTHEDAMYGTKLDTIRRIHTEGKMAILDVEPQALKILRTAEFTPYVVFIAAPSLQNIADYDGSLERLAKESEMLRQLYGHFFDLTIVNNDISETIATLETAIDRVHTTPQWVPVSWLY from the exons ATGTGTCAACGACAT GCTCTGCTCCATAGCCACGATGTGGTGGCCCGGGATGTCTACGGGGAGGAGGCGCTGCGCGTCACCCCGCCCCCGATGGTGCCCTACCTCAATGGCGACGAGCTGGACAACGTCGAGGGCGGCGAACTGCAGCATGTGACCCGGGTGCGACTGGTGCAGTTCCAGAAGAACACGGACGAGCCCATG ggCATCACGCTGAAGATGACCGAGGACGGGCGGTGCATTGTGGCCAGGATTATGCACGGCGGGATGATTCATCGCCAGGCCACGCTGCACGTGGGCGACGAGATACGGGAGATCAACGGCCAGCCGGTGCAGCACCAGTCGGTTGGCCAATTGCAACGAATGCTG CGCGAGGCACGCGGTTCTGTTACCTTCAAGATAGTTCCTTCGTACCGCAGCGCTCCGCCCCCCTGCGAG CTTTTCAGGATCAGACCCGCTCCGGTGCTT ATATTCGTGCGCGCCCAATTCGATTATAATCCGCTGGATGATGAGCTTATACCCTGCGCCCAGGCGGGCATATCGTTCCAAGTGGGTGACATACTCCAG ATCATTAGCAAGGACGACCATCACTGGTGGCAGGCGCGACTGGACACGGTGGGCGGATCGGCAGGACTGATACCGTCGCCGGAGCTGCAGGAGTGGCGGATCGCCTGCCAGACGGTCGACAAGACCAAGCAGGAGCAGG GAGAACCGGGTGCTGGATGTTCCGCTCACGCAGATGGGTGTGATGGATCAGCAG TTAACTGCTCCATCTTCGGGCGCAAGAAGAAGCAATGCCGGGACAAATATCTGGCCAAGCACAATGCCATCTTCGACACGCTCGATGTGGTCACGTACGAGGAGGTTGTCAAGGTGCCAG ttggcgACCCGAACTTTCAGCGCAAGACGTTGGTGCTCTTGGGTGCTCATGGAGTCGGCAGGCGGCACATCAAGAACACCTTGATATCGAAGTATCCCGACAAGTACGCCTATCCCATACCAC ATACAACGAGACCTGCCAAACCCGAGGAGGAGAACGGACGCAGCTATTACTTTGTCTCGCACGATGAAATGATGGCGGACATCGGTGCGAATGAGTACTTGGAATACG GCACCCATGAGGACGCCATGTACGGCACCAAGTTGGACACCATCCGGCGGATTCACACCGAGGGCAAGATGGCCATATTGGACGTGGAGCCGCAGGCACTGAAGATACTCCGCACCGCCGAGTTCACGCCCTACGTCGTCTTTATAGCGGCGCCCTCACTGCAAAACATAGCAGAC TACGACGGCAGCCTGGAGCGACTGGCCAAGGAGTCGGAGATGCTGCGCCAGCTATACGGTCACTTTTTCGATCTGACGATTGTGAACAACGACATTAGCGAGACGATTGCCACGCTGGAGACGGCCATCGACCGGGTGCACACCACCCCGCAGTGGGTGCCCGTGTCCTGGCTGTACTGA
- the LOC120453856 gene encoding DNA-directed RNA polymerase I subunit RPA12 has protein sequence MDMFSNCPGFCPSCGSILPELQVKGNVICCNCRQEFQPDVYSGEKSEFTIHFNTYDPSKVFNRTKRESESDADGPVVERKCPKCNHDKMSYATLQLRSADEGQTVFFTCLKCKFKESENS, from the exons ATGGATATGTTTTCCAATTGCCCGGGCTTTTGTCCCTCCTGCGGCTCCATTCTGCCCGAGCTGCAAGTCAAGGGCAACGTGATTTGCTGCAATTGCAGGCAGGAGTTTCAGCCAGACG TTTACAGCGGCGAGAAGTCCGAGTTCACCATACACTTCAACACCTACGATCCCAGCAAGGTGTTCAACAGGACGAAGAGGGAGTCGGAGTCGGACGCGGATGGGCCCGTCGTGGAGAGGAAGTGTCCCAAGTGCAACCACGACAAGATGTCCTATGCCACCCTGCAACTTCGCTCCGCGGACGAGGGCCAAACGGTGTTCTTCACCTGCCTCAAGTGCAA ATTCAAAGAATCGGAAAACTCTTAG
- the LOC120450767 gene encoding peripheral plasma membrane protein CASK isoform X6: protein MCQHHGLTSQSLMSGGSHISLLGSSGSSGMSGSGVGSSGQSVPQCPAAVAAADAAAMLATNATGGHCRSLSGLSSISIPPPPPALFNPCSSALSLQQAAVTRWGPRTSCPVHSPFRVRVPNGSICSGHQALLHSHDVVARDVYGEEALRVTPPPMVPYLNGDELDNVEGGELQHVTRVRLVQFQKNTDEPMGITLKMTEDGRCIVARIMHGGMIHRQATLHVGDEIREINGQPVQHQSVGQLQRMLREARGSVTFKIVPSYRSAPPPCELFRIRPAPVLIFVRAQFDYNPLDDELIPCAQAGISFQVGDILQIISKDDHHWWQARLDTVGGSAGLIPSPELQEWRIACQTVDKTKQEQVNCSIFGRKKKQCRDKYLAKHNAIFDTLDVVTYEEVVKVPVGDPNFQRKTLVLLGAHGVGRRHIKNTLISKYPDKYAYPIPHTTRPAKPEEENGRSYYFVSHDEMMADIGANEYLEYGTHEDAMYGTKLDTIRRIHTEGKMAILDVEPQALKILRTAEFTPYVVFIAAPSLQNIADYDGSLERLAKESEMLRQLYGHFFDLTIVNNDISETIATLETAIDRVHTTPQWVPVSWLY, encoded by the exons ATGTGCCAGCATCATGGGCTGACATCACAGTCGTTGATGTCCGGTGGCTCGCACATCTCACTGCtgggcagcagcggcagcagcggtaTGAGCGGCAGCGGCGTCGGCAGCAGCGGTCAGAGTGTGCCCCAATGTCCGGCCGCTGTGGCAGCCGCGGATGCTGCCGCCATGCTTGCCACCAATGCCACCGGCGGCCATTGTCGCAGTTTGAGCGGCTTGAGCTCGATCAGCataccgccgccgccgccggcGCTCTTCAATCCGTGCAGCTCGGCGCTGTCGCTGCAGCAGGCGGCGGTAACCAGGTGGGGACCGCGCACCTCCTGCCCGGTCCACAGTCCGTTCCGTGTGCGCGTGCCGAACGGCTCCATCTGCTCCGGACACCAG GCTCTGCTCCATAGCCACGATGTGGTGGCCCGGGATGTCTACGGGGAGGAGGCGCTGCGCGTCACCCCGCCCCCGATGGTGCCCTACCTCAATGGCGACGAGCTGGACAACGTCGAGGGCGGCGAACTGCAGCATGTGACCCGGGTGCGACTGGTGCAGTTCCAGAAGAACACGGACGAGCCCATG ggCATCACGCTGAAGATGACCGAGGACGGGCGGTGCATTGTGGCCAGGATTATGCACGGCGGGATGATTCATCGCCAGGCCACGCTGCACGTGGGCGACGAGATACGGGAGATCAACGGCCAGCCGGTGCAGCACCAGTCGGTTGGCCAATTGCAACGAATGCTG CGCGAGGCACGCGGTTCTGTTACCTTCAAGATAGTTCCTTCGTACCGCAGCGCTCCGCCCCCCTGCGAG CTTTTCAGGATCAGACCCGCTCCGGTGCTT ATATTCGTGCGCGCCCAATTCGATTATAATCCGCTGGATGATGAGCTTATACCCTGCGCCCAGGCGGGCATATCGTTCCAAGTGGGTGACATACTCCAG ATCATTAGCAAGGACGACCATCACTGGTGGCAGGCGCGACTGGACACGGTGGGCGGATCGGCAGGACTGATACCGTCGCCGGAGCTGCAGGAGTGGCGGATCGCCTGCCAGACGGTCGACAAGACCAAGCAGGAGCAGG TTAACTGCTCCATCTTCGGGCGCAAGAAGAAGCAATGCCGGGACAAATATCTGGCCAAGCACAATGCCATCTTCGACACGCTCGATGTGGTCACGTACGAGGAGGTTGTCAAGGTGCCAG ttggcgACCCGAACTTTCAGCGCAAGACGTTGGTGCTCTTGGGTGCTCATGGAGTCGGCAGGCGGCACATCAAGAACACCTTGATATCGAAGTATCCCGACAAGTACGCCTATCCCATACCAC ATACAACGAGACCTGCCAAACCCGAGGAGGAGAACGGACGCAGCTATTACTTTGTCTCGCACGATGAAATGATGGCGGACATCGGTGCGAATGAGTACTTGGAATACG GCACCCATGAGGACGCCATGTACGGCACCAAGTTGGACACCATCCGGCGGATTCACACCGAGGGCAAGATGGCCATATTGGACGTGGAGCCGCAGGCACTGAAGATACTCCGCACCGCCGAGTTCACGCCCTACGTCGTCTTTATAGCGGCGCCCTCACTGCAAAACATAGCAGAC TACGACGGCAGCCTGGAGCGACTGGCCAAGGAGTCGGAGATGCTGCGCCAGCTATACGGTCACTTTTTCGATCTGACGATTGTGAACAACGACATTAGCGAGACGATTGCCACGCTGGAGACGGCCATCGACCGGGTGCACACCACCCCGCAGTGGGTGCCCGTGTCCTGGCTGTACTGA
- the LOC120450767 gene encoding peripheral plasma membrane protein CASK isoform X5 translates to MCQHHGLTSQSLMSGGSHISLLGSSGSSGMSGSGVGSSGQSVPQCPAAVAAADAAAMLATNATGGHCRSLSGLSSISIPPPPPALFNPCSSALSLQQAAVTRWGPRTSCPVHSPFRVRVPNGSICSGHQALLHSHDVVARDVYGEEALRVTPPPMVPYLNGDELDNVEGGELQHVTRVRLVQFQKNTDEPMGITLKMTEDGRCIVARIMHGGMIHRQATLHVGDEIREINGQPVQHQSVGQLQRMLREARGSVTFKIVPSYRSAPPPCELFRIRPAPVLIFVRAQFDYNPLDDELIPCAQAGISFQVGDILQIISKDDHHWWQARLDTVGGSAGLIPSPELQEWRIACQTVDKTKQEQGEPGAGCSAHADGCDGSAVNCSIFGRKKKQCRDKYLAKHNAIFDTLDVVTYEEVVKVPVGDPNFQRKTLVLLGAHGVGRRHIKNTLISKYPDKYAYPIPHTTRPAKPEEENGRSYYFVSHDEMMADIGANEYLEYGTHEDAMYGTKLDTIRRIHTEGKMAILDVEPQALKILRTAEFTPYVVFIAAPSLQNIADYDGSLERLAKESEMLRQLYGHFFDLTIVNNDISETIATLETAIDRVHTTPQWVPVSWLY, encoded by the exons ATGTGCCAGCATCATGGGCTGACATCACAGTCGTTGATGTCCGGTGGCTCGCACATCTCACTGCtgggcagcagcggcagcagcggtaTGAGCGGCAGCGGCGTCGGCAGCAGCGGTCAGAGTGTGCCCCAATGTCCGGCCGCTGTGGCAGCCGCGGATGCTGCCGCCATGCTTGCCACCAATGCCACCGGCGGCCATTGTCGCAGTTTGAGCGGCTTGAGCTCGATCAGCataccgccgccgccgccggcGCTCTTCAATCCGTGCAGCTCGGCGCTGTCGCTGCAGCAGGCGGCGGTAACCAGGTGGGGACCGCGCACCTCCTGCCCGGTCCACAGTCCGTTCCGTGTGCGCGTGCCGAACGGCTCCATCTGCTCCGGACACCAG GCTCTGCTCCATAGCCACGATGTGGTGGCCCGGGATGTCTACGGGGAGGAGGCGCTGCGCGTCACCCCGCCCCCGATGGTGCCCTACCTCAATGGCGACGAGCTGGACAACGTCGAGGGCGGCGAACTGCAGCATGTGACCCGGGTGCGACTGGTGCAGTTCCAGAAGAACACGGACGAGCCCATG ggCATCACGCTGAAGATGACCGAGGACGGGCGGTGCATTGTGGCCAGGATTATGCACGGCGGGATGATTCATCGCCAGGCCACGCTGCACGTGGGCGACGAGATACGGGAGATCAACGGCCAGCCGGTGCAGCACCAGTCGGTTGGCCAATTGCAACGAATGCTG CGCGAGGCACGCGGTTCTGTTACCTTCAAGATAGTTCCTTCGTACCGCAGCGCTCCGCCCCCCTGCGAG CTTTTCAGGATCAGACCCGCTCCGGTGCTT ATATTCGTGCGCGCCCAATTCGATTATAATCCGCTGGATGATGAGCTTATACCCTGCGCCCAGGCGGGCATATCGTTCCAAGTGGGTGACATACTCCAG ATCATTAGCAAGGACGACCATCACTGGTGGCAGGCGCGACTGGACACGGTGGGCGGATCGGCAGGACTGATACCGTCGCCGGAGCTGCAGGAGTGGCGGATCGCCTGCCAGACGGTCGACAAGACCAAGCAGGAGCAGG GAGAACCGGGTGCTGGATGTTCCGCTCACGCAGATGGGTGTGATGGATCAGCAG TTAACTGCTCCATCTTCGGGCGCAAGAAGAAGCAATGCCGGGACAAATATCTGGCCAAGCACAATGCCATCTTCGACACGCTCGATGTGGTCACGTACGAGGAGGTTGTCAAGGTGCCAG ttggcgACCCGAACTTTCAGCGCAAGACGTTGGTGCTCTTGGGTGCTCATGGAGTCGGCAGGCGGCACATCAAGAACACCTTGATATCGAAGTATCCCGACAAGTACGCCTATCCCATACCAC ATACAACGAGACCTGCCAAACCCGAGGAGGAGAACGGACGCAGCTATTACTTTGTCTCGCACGATGAAATGATGGCGGACATCGGTGCGAATGAGTACTTGGAATACG GCACCCATGAGGACGCCATGTACGGCACCAAGTTGGACACCATCCGGCGGATTCACACCGAGGGCAAGATGGCCATATTGGACGTGGAGCCGCAGGCACTGAAGATACTCCGCACCGCCGAGTTCACGCCCTACGTCGTCTTTATAGCGGCGCCCTCACTGCAAAACATAGCAGAC TACGACGGCAGCCTGGAGCGACTGGCCAAGGAGTCGGAGATGCTGCGCCAGCTATACGGTCACTTTTTCGATCTGACGATTGTGAACAACGACATTAGCGAGACGATTGCCACGCTGGAGACGGCCATCGACCGGGTGCACACCACCCCGCAGTGGGTGCCCGTGTCCTGGCTGTACTGA
- the LOC120453854 gene encoding cyclin-dependent kinase 20 isoform X1 translates to MEDYAPSRYKMLEKIGEGVHGCVFKAIDLQRNKEVAIKKVALKNKFGNIALNTLREIKTLQLCKSEYILDIIDIYPDLTGLSLVLEYQPDTLYNRLKSEVNPLSRQQVRKFAHQMFKGIAYLHEAGLMHRDIKPANLLISDADMLKIADFGLARLYFPEEEARLYSPQVSTRWYRAPEILFGSQKYGTGVDMWAAGCVVAEMLRGVPLFAGTTDIEQLAIIIRTLGSPRLNQWPELTSLPDYSKIRFPNSVGIHWDNLFPSCTHAVEINLVSNLVVYNPKNRLKASEVGTASRLRPLGYYNW, encoded by the exons ATGGAGGACTATGCGCCAAGCCGCTATAAAATGCTCGAGAAAATCGGCGAGGGCGTCCATGGCTGCGTGTTCAAGGCCATCGATCTGCAGCGCAACAAGGAGGTGGCCATCAAGAAGGTGGCTCTCAAGAACAAGTTCGGAAACATAGCCCTAAACACATTGAGGGAAATCAAGACCCTGCAGCTCTGCAAATCCGAATAT ATTCTGGATATTATCGACATATATCCCGATCTTACTGGTCTCTCCTTGGTGCTGGAATACCAGCCGGACACCCTGTACAATCGGCTCAAGAGCGAGGTGAACCCCCTGAGCCGCCAGCAGGTGCGCAAGTTTGCCCACCAAATGTTCAAGGGCATTGCCTATCTGCATGAAGCGGGCCTAATGCACCGGGACATTAAGCCCGCCAACCTGCTGATCAGCGATGCAGATATGCTCAAGATAGCCGACTTTGGACTGGCTCGCCTGTACTTCCCTGAAGAGGAGGCGCGCCTGTATTCGCCTCAGGTCTCAACCCGGTGGTATCGCGCTCCCGAGATTCTCTTTGGCAGCCAGAAGTATGGAACCGGCGTGGATATGTGGGCGGCAG GCTGTGTGGTGGCGGAAATGCTACGCGGAGTGCCTCTGTTTGCGGGAACCACCGACATCGAACAATTGGCCATCATCATTCGCACCCTGGGCAGTCCACGTCTGAATCAGTGGCCGGAGCTTACTTCCCTGCCCGATTACAGCAAGATAAG GTTTCCCAACTCCGTGGGCATTCACTGGGACAACTTGTTTCCCAGCTGCACGCATGCGGTGGAAATCAATCTGGTCTCGAACCTGGTGGTCTACAATCCCAAAAACCGACTCAAGGCCAGCGAGGTGGGTACTGCATCAAGATTAAGACCGCTTGGGTATTACAATTGGTAA